Below is a genomic region from Rhodospirillum centenum SW.
GGCGATCGGCGTGCCCGACCTTCAGCTCAACGTGAACGTCGCCTGGGACGTGCCCGTGCTGCCGGGCCTGACGGTGGATGCACGGATGGTCCATACGGCGTCGCAGTATGCCGACGCCGCCAACACCACCAGCATCCCGTCCTGGACCCGCTTCGACCTGGGCGCCAGCTACGAGGTCGACCTCGCGGGCCGGGCCGTCGCCCTGCGCGGCCGGGTCGAGAACGTGACCGGCAAGGACTACTGGGCCTCCGCCGGAGGCTATCCGGGAGCGAACTATCTGGTGCTCGGCACGCCGCGCACCTTCATCCTGTCCGCCGCGGTGGACTTCTGAGGGGCGGGTGCTCGCCGGAAAGGGGAGAAGGGACGATGCCTGAAGCGGTGCCGATGGCGCTGGCCGCCGTCGCGGCGGCGGGGGCGGGCGTGGGCCTGCTGTACCAGTGCTGGCGTCGGCGCCCGGCGCGGGCCGGCTGGCTGGTCGCTCTGGGCTGGCTGCTGCTGGCGGTGTCGCTGCTGCCCTGGGTCCGGGCCGCGGGCGCGGAGTTCGGCACCGCCTACGCGCTGCTGGCCGTCACCGGCGCCGGCTGGGCCGGTGTCCTGGCCGCGGCGGAACTGCGCCGGCCCCGGCGTCAGGCGGCCGTTGGCGGCGGCGCCGAGGCTGCGGAGACCGGGCCGGGCCGGGGCGTCCGGCGCCACCTGCTGCTGTTCGTCCTGGCGGTGCCCGTCGCGGCCGCGGCTGCGGCGTTCGCCACCGTCGGGCTGACCCGCCTGCTGCCCTGGACCGTGGTGGACCGCATGGCCCTGTCCGCCCTGCTGATGCCGGTGGTCTGGGGCTGTGCCGCCTACTGGGTCACGGCCGATCCGCGGCCGCTGCGCCCCGTGCTGGGGATGGTGGTCGCCGCCCTGGTCGGCGGCGTCGCCATCATCGTCTGACCGAGACCGCTCCGGCCAAGGAGGCTCCCATGCCCTTCGCGCCCTCGCCCGCGCTGGTCCGCCGCTCCCTGTCCAGTCATTCCTGGCTGGGTCTGCTGGCCGGGTTCCTGATGTACCTGATCTGCCTGTCCGGCGCGCTGATCGTCTTCGTGCACGAGTTCGAGCGCTGGGAGCAGCCCGACGTGCCGGAGTTCACCGGCTACGACCCTGCCATGGTCGCGCGCGCCTACGGGACGGTGATGGCGGGGGACGTCGGGGACACCCACCACATGTACGTGCTGCTGCCGACGGAGGAGATGCCGCGCCTGCTCATCGCTTCGGACACCGAGGGCTGGGCCGTCAACCCGGACGGCACGATCGCCGGCGGGGTCAGCCACGAGTGGACGCACCTGCTGGAGCATCTGCACGTCTATCTGCACCTGCCGTCCACGCTCGGGCTGATCGTCGTCGGTGCGTTGGGGGCGATGCTCTGCGGTCTGATCGTCTCCGGTTTCGTGGCGCACCCGCGCATCTTCAAGGACGCCTTCGCCCTTCGGCTGCGCGGGTCACGCCAGCTCGAACAGGCCGACCTGCACAACCGGCTCAGCGTCTGGGGGGCGCCGTTCCATCTGGTGATCGCGGTCACCGGGGCCTATTTCGGGGTCGCCACCCTGCTGCTGCCGCTGTTCGCGGGGACCTATTTCGGCGGCGATACCGAGAAGGCGATGGCGGCCGTGTTCGGGGCCGAGCCGGCGCTGGAGCAGTCGCCGGGGCCGCTGGGCATCGACCGGGCGCTGGCCGCGATGCCCGCCATCGCCCCGGGCACCCGGCCCTTCTACGTGACGGTCGAGGATGTCGGCACGCCGCAGCAGTACATGATCGTCGGGGCGCAGCATCCCGACCGGCTGATCTATGCCGAGCAGTACCGTTTCGATTCCACCGGCGCGTATCTGGGGCCGGCCGGGTTCGCCGACGGGGAGGCGGGCAAGCAGGTCCTGTTCTCCGTCTACCGGGTGCATTTCGGCCATTTCGGCGGTCTGCCGGTGAAGATCGTCTATGCCCTGTTCGGGCTGGCGCTGACGGTCGTCTCCGTCACCGGGGTCAATCTCTGGCTGGTCAAGCGGCGCCGCCGGGATGCCTGGAACAATGTCTGGGCGGGCGTCGTCTGGGGCGCCCCGCTGGCCCTGGCGCTGACGGCGCTGCTGTCGCTCGGCACCGGCATCGCCTCCGTCGTGCTGTTCTGGGGAACCCTGCTGGCGACGGCCGGGCTGGCGCAATGGTGGGATGACGAGGCGCGCACCCGGTCCCGCCTGCTGCTGGCAAGCGGCGGAGCAGTCCTGCTGGTCGTGCTGGTGCATGGGCTGCGCTTCGGCGGCGACGCCCTGGCCGGCGCCGCGCTCGGCGTCAACCTGACCCTGCTCGCCATCGCAGCCGGCCTGCTGCTGGCGGGATTTCGCCTGCGCGGGGCGCGCCGGCCGGCGGCCGTCACCGTCTCCACCCAGGGTGCCTGACCCGGACTGCCGCGTGGAGTCGGTGCCGCGGAGTACGCCCCAAGGGTAGCATGCATTTGAATGCAATCGCGCCATGATTGCTTTTGTGCCCCTGATGCGTATGCTCGGATGAACGGGAGCGTTCCGCGCGGGCGTTCCCGCCGGTCCTCATCCTGGCACGGGGGTGGAAATGCGTTCTGTCTGGAAGGCGGCGTTGCGGCCCGCCGCCTGGGCGTCATGGTGGACAGCCCCGACGTTGTGGAGGCCGGCGCCTCGGTCGGCCTCGGCAAGAGGATCGTCAGGAACCATCTCGCCACCTTCGAGACGCTGCAGATCGGCGACGAGACGATCCGCAATCCCAAGCTGTGCATCGTGCCGATGCACCGCTACAGCCGCTACCAACCGCGGTTCTCCCGCCTGAACGTCCAGGTCGAGGACCTGCCGCAGATGCTGATCGGGGCCGACTGGTTCCTGGCGCACCGCGTTCTCATCTCCAATTCGCAGCGCCGCGTCTATTTCACCTACAACGGTCGCAAGCCCATCTTCCAGACGGTGCCGCCGCCGGGTGAGGAGGACACGACGGACTCCTGATCCCCTGCTTCGGAGACCGCCCGCGGGGCGCGACAGAAGCCTGCCGGCGCGCTACTTTCTACCGAGTGGCGCCCGGGAAGGTTACAGGTGAGCCGGGGCTGCATCGGTTCCGAACGGGGAGCGGCCCATGCCCTATGGTGTTCTGACACCGTTCGTCCGCCGCTTCACGGCGTGGCTGGAGGATGTGCTCGGCACCGAAGCCGCCGGCGATGAACGCCATCCGGACGAGCATCTCTGGACGTCCGCGGCGTTGCGGCGGCGGTTGCGTGATTTCATCGAAGAACATCCCCAGGCTCCGGCCGCCTGTCTCAACCTGATCGGGCTGGACGTGCTGAAGGCCCATCTCGGGCCGCGCTGGCCGGCCGCTGCCACCCGCGTGCAGATGCTGGCCGAGCACATGCTGGTCGAGCTGTCCGGGCCGGACGATCTCTGGTTCCGCTTCGAGGACGACCACTACATCGTCGTCTTCGCCCATCTGGACAAGGCGGAGGCACAGGCCCGCTGCGCCCGCTTCATCGCCCGGCTGAATGCGCTCCTGCTGGGCACGCCCGATCTCACCGGCCTTGTCTTCGAGACGGTCCTGATCGACGCGCGCTCGCTGGCCGTCGAACGGGTGCCGCTCCACAGCATGATGGACGAGGCGGCCCCCGCAGCCCGGTCAGCGCCCGCGCCGCTTCCCTCGGGCGCGGCCGGGGCGACGTCTCCGGGTGCCCAGGGGGCGCCGGACGTGCAGGCGGAGGCTCCGCCGACGTCGGTAACCAGCCCCGGGACGGTCCCGGCGGCGGGTGTCGCCATGGCCCCCTGCGGGCCGGCCGAGGCCCGCACGGCCCAGCCCGTGTCGCAACCGCCGCAGCTTCCCACCCCGCCGCCCATCGAACTGCGCTACGAGCCGGTGTGGGACGTGCGCGCCGGTGCCGTGACCACCTATCTGGCCCGCGCCGTCCGCGAAGGGTCGGGCGGGATGCACGGCGTCGGCTACGATGTGCTGTCCGACCACCGCCCGGACTCCATCGCCTCGCTGGACGGGCTGGTGCTGATGGAGGCGCGGTCCGTTCTGGCCGAGCTGTTCGAGAACCGTTTCCGGCTCCTGATCTCCGTGCCTGTGCATGTCGAGACGTTGGCGCAGGCGGGGCGACGCAGCGCCTATATGGAGATCTGCCGGGAGACACCGCGCCACCTGACGCCCTTCATCCTGTTCTGGCTGCACGGGCTGGGTCCCGGCGTGCCGGCGGGGCGGCTGGCCGAACTGGTCGGGATGCTGAAGCCTTTCAGCCGGGCCGTGCTGGCGCATCTCGACCTGGGCCAGGTCGATCCCGGCCCGCTGGTGACGGGGGGCCTTTCCATGGTCGGCATGGACCTGCCGTTGCCGGTGCAGACGCCGGCGCGGCTGCCGGAGGTGCTCCGGCTCCTGTCCGCCCTGAACAGGCGCGGCCTGCGCCTCTATGCCGGGGGTATCCGGCACGGGGAGACGGCGACCGCCCTCGTCAAGGCGGGGGTCGATCATATCTACGGTCCCGCCGTGGGGCCGCTCCGTGCCACGCCGGAGCACATGCTCCGCTTCTCCGAGAGCGATCTGCACGCCTGATCCGGCCGAGCGGCCGGCCTTCAGCCGGTGCCGAGGCGGCCGCCGTCGAGATAGCGCAGCACCGCATCGGCCACCGGCGGGCGCCGTTGCAGCGTCCAGTGGTCGCTCAGCACGAACAGACCGTCCTCCGCCCCGTCCAGCCAGGCCTCGGCGGTGCGCACGACGCCGTCATTGTCGCCGTCCAGCCAGGGATTGATGCCCCGGCGGTCACCGCGGCCGGCCATGACCACGGCAAAGGGGAAGTCCGGGACGGGCAGGACGCGGGCGTGCCGGGGCAGGGTGGCCAGCCCGCCGGGGCCGGCGACTCCCAGCAGGGAGGTGGCGACCAGCCGGGCGGCAAGCTGGCTGCCCTGGTTCGGCGTGCCCAGCAGCACCGCGCGGCGGCAGTCCAGCCGCCGCCGCCATGCCGCGTCGGGCCGCAGCGAACAGCGCAGGATCAGTCCGCCCAGACTGTAGGCGACGAAGGAAACAGCACGGGCGCCGTGGTCGGCCAGGGCGTCCAGCACTTCTCCCAGGGCCTGGGTGTTCTCCTCCATGCCCCGGAACAGGCTGGCATAGCCGAGATTGACCGCGTAGCGGCCGTGCCGCCGCAGCGCCGTCTCCAGCGGCTCCATGGCATCATGCCCGCAGCCCAGCCCGTGCAGCAGGATGACGACATGGGCCGGCACCCGCAGGCCGTGCGGGACCGCAGCCAGACAGTCCGCCCGGCTGCCGGTCAGCACCCTGCCGCGGCCGGGGTCCAGCAGACGGTGCTGTCCGGTCAGCGCATGGTGCTGGACCCGCCATTCGCCGATGACGAAGACATCCGACCAGACATGGGCGCCGCCCAGCACGGGCACCGCCAGCCAGGCGCGCAGCGGCGTCTGTCGCAGGGGGATGCGCTCGCCCCGGGTGGGCGCGGCCTCCGGCCCGGGTCCTGATCCGGCGGCCGGGGGGACCGGGGCAAGAGAGCGGACCCGGGCGAGGCGGCGGGCCGTCAGGGTTGCCTTGGTCAGAGCGGCGTTCATCGGCGGTCCGGGGCGGGAAATCGGAAGTGTTACAGATTCCCTACAGCCCGGACCGTTGCCGGGACCTTAACCGCCGGGTCCCGGGCGCCTGGATGTCCCCGCCCCCCTCCTTCCGCACAGGTCGTTCCGGACAGGCCCTCCGGGGGCCGGAACGGAAACGGCGGCCGTAGCCGGCCGCCGTCCCCTGTCACCCGATGTCCGCCCGTGATGTCCGCCCGTGGCTCACTCGGCCGGGCCGGGCTGCTGTTGCGGTGCGGGGGCACCGCGCCAGCGGGTGGTCACCTTCATCACCGCGACGAAGAAGACCGGCACGAAGTAGATCGCCAGCACGGTGGCCGCGATCATGCCGCCCATCACGCCGGTGCCGATGGCGTTCTGGCTCTCCGCACCGGCTCCCTTGGCGATGGCCAGCGGCAGCACGCCCAGGATGAAGGCCAGCGAGGTCATCAGGATCGGCCGCAGGCGCAGCCGGGCAGCCTCGATCGTCGCCTCGATCAGCCCCATCCCCTGTTCGTAGAGCGACTTTGCGAACTCCACGATCAGGATGGCGTTCTTCGAGGCGAGGCCGATCGTCGTCAGCAGGCCGACCTGGAAGTAGACGTCGCTGGGCAGGCCGCGCCCCAGGGCGGCAACGACGGCCCCGAGCACGCCCAGCGGCACCACCAGCATCACCGCCGCCGGCACCGACCAGCTCTCGTAGAGCGCGGCGAGGCACAGGAAGATGACCAGGGTGGACAGAGCGTACAGCGCCGGTGCCTGTGCCCCGGTCAGCCGCTCTTCATAGGACAGGCCGGTCCATTCCAGGCCGATGCCCGGCGGCAGTCTGCCGACCAGTTCCTCCATCGCCGCCATCGCTTCGCCGGAGCTGATCCCCGGCGCCGCCGAGCCCTGGATGTTGACCGACGGCACACCGTTGTAGCGTTCCAGCTGCGGCGAACCGTAGGTCCAGTGCCCGGTGGCGAAGGCCGAGAAGGGGACCATCTGGCCGGACGCATTGCGCACATACCAGTTGTCGATGTCGCCCGGCAGCATCCTGTAGGGAGCGTCCGCCTGGACATAGACGCGCTTGACGCGGCCGTTGTCGATGAAGTCATCGACGTAGCTCGATCCCCAGGCCGTCTGGAGAGTCCGGTTGATGTCCGCGATCGACAGGCCCAGGGCGCGCGCCTTCTCCCTGTCCACGTCCACGCGGTACTGCGGGGAATCGTCCAGACCGTTCGGACGGACCCCGGCCAGACGGGGGTCCTGCGCCGCCATGCCCAGAAGCTGATTCCGGGCCTGCATC
It encodes:
- a CDS encoding PepSY-associated TM helix domain-containing protein, translating into MPFAPSPALVRRSLSSHSWLGLLAGFLMYLICLSGALIVFVHEFERWEQPDVPEFTGYDPAMVARAYGTVMAGDVGDTHHMYVLLPTEEMPRLLIASDTEGWAVNPDGTIAGGVSHEWTHLLEHLHVYLHLPSTLGLIVVGALGAMLCGLIVSGFVAHPRIFKDAFALRLRGSRQLEQADLHNRLSVWGAPFHLVIAVTGAYFGVATLLLPLFAGTYFGGDTEKAMAAVFGAEPALEQSPGPLGIDRALAAMPAIAPGTRPFYVTVEDVGTPQQYMIVGAQHPDRLIYAEQYRFDSTGAYLGPAGFADGEAGKQVLFSVYRVHFGHFGGLPVKIVYALFGLALTVVSVTGVNLWLVKRRRRDAWNNVWAGVVWGAPLALALTALLSLGTGIASVVLFWGTLLATAGLAQWWDDEARTRSRLLLASGGAVLLVVLVHGLRFGGDALAGAALGVNLTLLAIAAGLLLAGFRLRGARRPAAVTVSTQGA